From one Streptomyces sp. N50 genomic stretch:
- a CDS encoding SDR family oxidoreductase translates to MVEAVQGAGVVVTGAGGGIGAALARRFAAEGARVVVNDLDADRAKAVADEIGAIAVPGDASAVVSAARDALGGTVDIYCANAGVGSGGSEAAGEDVWALAWDVNVMAHVRAAEALIPGWLERGGGRFVSTVSAAGLLTMIGAAPYSVTKHGAYAFAEWLSLTYRHRGIKVHAICPQGVRTDMLAATGSAGDLVLQPTAIEPDVVADALMAGIEEDRFLILPHPEVAGYYQARAAEPDRWLTTMNHIQQKWEAGE, encoded by the coding sequence ATGGTGGAAGCCGTTCAGGGTGCCGGGGTAGTCGTCACGGGGGCTGGGGGTGGCATCGGGGCCGCGCTTGCGCGGCGGTTCGCTGCCGAAGGGGCCCGGGTCGTGGTGAACGACCTTGATGCCGACCGGGCCAAGGCCGTCGCCGATGAGATCGGGGCCATTGCCGTACCGGGGGATGCCTCCGCCGTCGTCAGTGCTGCTCGCGACGCTCTCGGTGGGACCGTCGACATCTACTGCGCCAACGCCGGGGTCGGCTCCGGTGGGTCGGAAGCCGCCGGGGAGGACGTCTGGGCGCTGGCCTGGGACGTGAACGTCATGGCTCATGTGCGGGCCGCCGAGGCGTTGATCCCGGGGTGGCTGGAGCGGGGCGGCGGGCGGTTCGTGTCGACCGTGTCGGCGGCCGGGCTGCTCACCATGATCGGGGCCGCGCCCTACAGCGTCACCAAGCACGGCGCGTACGCCTTCGCCGAGTGGCTGTCGTTGACGTACCGGCACCGGGGGATCAAGGTCCACGCGATCTGTCCGCAGGGTGTGCGTACCGACATGCTGGCCGCCACCGGCAGCGCGGGTGACCTGGTGCTTCAGCCGACGGCCATTGAGCCAGATGTCGTTGCTGACGCTCTGATGGCGGGGATCGAGGAGGACCGGTTCCTGATCCTGCCGCATCCCGAGGTCGCCGGGTACTACCAGGCCCGGGCCGCCGAGCCGGATCGCTGGCTGACCACCATGAACCACATCCAGCAGAAGTGGGAGGCCGGAGAGTGA
- a CDS encoding DUF1343 domain-containing protein yields MPLTRRALLAATPAATLTPAQPKKTALRTGFETLAAHDYAQLSGQRTGIVTNPTGITRDAHHIVDVMHASPHVNLTAVFGPEHGFRGTAQAGGSEGYYTDPATKLPVYDTYLKSGQPLADIFRTAAVDTIVFDIQDVGARFYTYIWTLYDCMEAAQLAGKRFVVLDRPNPVTGRSAQGPVLHREFATFVGRQPIAQAHGMTVAELARLFNGEFLTTPVPLETVLMTGWKRSEFYDAWSLPWVPPSPNMPTPDTALAYSGTCLFEGTNLSEGRGTTRPFELLGAEGIDGRWAAEVNQLALPGAHFREAYFAPTFSKFEGKTVGGVQIHIHDRAAYDPVRTGIALLVTAKKVWSGFSWRSDNWIDKLTGSARVRTAIDAGAGTDEVVAAWQEELRAFRRVRTEYLLYK; encoded by the coding sequence ATGCCCCTCACCAGAAGAGCTCTCCTGGCAGCGACCCCGGCGGCAACCCTCACCCCCGCACAACCCAAGAAAACCGCACTACGCACCGGCTTCGAAACCCTGGCCGCACACGACTACGCCCAGCTCAGTGGCCAACGAACCGGCATCGTCACCAACCCCACCGGCATCACCAGAGACGCCCACCACATCGTCGACGTCATGCACGCCAGCCCCCACGTGAACCTCACCGCGGTCTTCGGCCCAGAACACGGCTTCAGAGGCACCGCCCAAGCAGGTGGATCCGAGGGCTACTACACCGACCCGGCAACCAAACTCCCGGTCTACGACACGTACTTGAAGAGCGGCCAACCACTCGCCGACATCTTCAGGACCGCAGCCGTGGACACCATCGTCTTCGACATCCAGGACGTGGGCGCCCGCTTCTACACCTACATCTGGACCCTCTACGACTGCATGGAGGCAGCCCAACTAGCCGGCAAACGCTTCGTCGTCCTCGACCGCCCCAACCCGGTGACCGGAAGATCGGCCCAAGGCCCGGTCCTGCACAGGGAGTTCGCAACATTCGTGGGCAGACAACCGATCGCACAGGCACACGGCATGACGGTCGCCGAGCTGGCCCGCCTGTTCAACGGGGAGTTCCTGACCACACCCGTCCCCCTGGAGACCGTACTGATGACGGGCTGGAAGCGTTCGGAGTTCTACGACGCCTGGTCGCTCCCCTGGGTGCCCCCGAGCCCCAACATGCCGACCCCGGACACCGCCCTCGCCTACTCGGGCACCTGCCTCTTCGAGGGCACGAACCTCTCCGAGGGCCGCGGCACCACCCGCCCCTTCGAACTGCTAGGAGCAGAGGGCATCGACGGACGCTGGGCCGCCGAGGTGAATCAACTCGCCCTGCCCGGAGCGCACTTCAGGGAGGCGTACTTCGCGCCCACCTTCTCCAAGTTCGAGGGCAAGACCGTCGGCGGGGTCCAGATCCACATCCACGACCGGGCCGCCTACGACCCCGTCCGCACCGGCATCGCGCTGCTGGTGACCGCCAAGAAGGTCTGGAGCGGCTTCAGTTGGCGCTCGGACAACTGGATCGACAAGCTCACCGGGTCCGCCCGGGTGCGGACGGCGATCGACGCGGGCGCGGGTACCGACGAGGTCGTAGCCGCGTGGCAGGAGGAGTTGAGGGCGTTCCGAC
- a CDS encoding class I adenylate-forming enzyme family protein, translating into MTDSLYAAKPWVGLLNEAQRGDISPDDSLVHALRRVVGETPDSTFLTYFDGRLSYREVDELSDSVAGYLAARGLGQGDRVAVLLQNSPHFVLALLGAWKAGAIVVPVNPMYKSGEVTHVLRDGEVAALICTDRAWESYLRETVAESGSPVRIVLTACELDFQTRNDARVLTFERLPQAADAEDLVAVAKAGHKAPGGRELAPADIALISYTSGTSGAPKGATNTHANILYNAERQRTGLGLPDAPVYFAMAPLFHITGMVCQLGASLVSGGSLVLVYRFEGGVVLDAFAEHRPHYTVGPSTAFMALAAHPGVTADHFASFRNISSGGAPVPPALVEKFRAGFGPYIRNGYGLTECTAPCASVPPQLEAPVDPASGTLAVGVPGPDTDVRIVDDQGEEVPFGEQGEILVRGPQVVPGYWRRPEATAETFPDGELRTGDIGFMDPEGWLYVVDRKKDMINASGFKVWPREVEDVLYTHPAVREAAVVGVPDGYRGETVKAYISLRPGAETDPDEFAVYCKERLAAYKYPRQVEILPDLPKTASGKILRRELRSRSHDSE; encoded by the coding sequence GTGACCGACTCCCTGTATGCCGCCAAGCCGTGGGTGGGGCTGCTCAACGAGGCCCAGCGAGGTGACATCAGCCCGGACGATTCGTTGGTGCATGCCCTTCGCCGGGTGGTCGGCGAGACGCCTGACAGCACCTTCCTCACCTACTTCGACGGGCGGCTCAGCTATCGCGAGGTCGACGAGCTGAGCGACTCCGTCGCCGGGTATCTGGCCGCGCGGGGGCTTGGGCAGGGCGACCGGGTCGCCGTGCTGCTGCAGAACTCGCCGCACTTCGTGCTCGCGCTGCTCGGTGCCTGGAAGGCGGGCGCGATCGTTGTGCCGGTCAATCCGATGTACAAGTCGGGGGAGGTCACCCATGTCCTGCGGGACGGTGAGGTGGCTGCGCTTATCTGTACGGATCGCGCGTGGGAGTCGTATCTGCGCGAGACCGTCGCGGAGAGCGGGTCTCCCGTGCGGATCGTGCTCACCGCCTGCGAGTTGGATTTCCAAACTCGCAACGACGCGCGCGTGCTCACCTTCGAGCGGCTTCCGCAGGCAGCCGACGCCGAGGATCTGGTGGCCGTGGCGAAGGCGGGGCACAAGGCGCCCGGCGGGCGCGAACTGGCGCCCGCGGACATCGCGTTGATCAGTTACACCTCGGGGACAAGTGGTGCCCCGAAGGGTGCCACCAACACCCACGCCAACATCCTGTACAACGCCGAACGGCAGCGCACCGGGCTCGGACTGCCGGACGCGCCCGTGTACTTCGCGATGGCGCCGCTGTTCCACATCACCGGGATGGTGTGCCAGTTGGGCGCGTCGCTCGTCAGCGGGGGCTCGCTGGTGCTGGTGTACCGGTTCGAGGGCGGGGTCGTGCTCGACGCGTTCGCCGAGCACAGGCCGCACTACACGGTCGGCCCGTCCACCGCCTTCATGGCGCTCGCCGCGCACCCGGGCGTCACCGCGGACCACTTCGCGTCCTTCCGGAACATCTCCTCCGGCGGTGCCCCGGTGCCGCCCGCCCTGGTGGAGAAGTTCCGGGCCGGCTTCGGGCCGTACATCCGCAACGGCTACGGCCTCACCGAGTGCACCGCGCCCTGCGCGTCGGTGCCGCCCCAGCTGGAGGCGCCCGTCGACCCCGCGTCCGGGACGCTGGCGGTGGGCGTGCCGGGGCCCGACACCGACGTACGGATCGTCGACGACCAGGGCGAGGAGGTGCCCTTCGGGGAGCAGGGCGAGATCCTCGTGCGGGGGCCGCAGGTCGTGCCCGGGTACTGGCGGCGCCCCGAGGCCACCGCCGAGACCTTCCCGGACGGTGAACTGCGCACCGGGGACATCGGGTTCATGGACCCGGAGGGCTGGCTGTACGTCGTCGACCGCAAGAAGGACATGATCAACGCGTCCGGCTTCAAGGTGTGGCCGCGCGAGGTCGAGGACGTGCTGTACACCCACCCGGCGGTACGCGAGGCGGCCGTCGTCGGTGTCCCTGACGGGTATCGCGGCGAGACGGTGAAGGCGTACATCAGTCTCCGTCCGGGCGCCGAAACCGACCCCGATGAATTCGCCGTGTACTGCAAGGAGAGACTGGCCGCCTACAA